From Desulfobacterales bacterium, the proteins below share one genomic window:
- the argC gene encoding N-acetyl-gamma-glutamyl-phosphate reductase, protein MIRAGVIGATGYAGAELVRILAGHPRVTLTVLTSRQYAGAAFDQIYPAMSGWVDLICEEFDYDSICDRTDVIFIALPHKLPMEIVPELIRRGKKVIDLSADFRFSDPERYESAYQPHTAKDLLEQAVYGLSEVNTREIKQARLVGNPGCYPTSVLLPLIPLIQHKLLEIDSIIADSKSGVSGAGRSPSLTTHFCEANESFKPYKVDGHRHKPEMDEVLSDAAGEPMEITFVPHLLPMIRGMETTIYARLTKPRGHTEIHNMVVDYYSDCPFIRILDKGNYPDTRNVRGTNYCDIGLAVDKAQGRIIIMSVIDNLVKGAAGQAVQNMNLMLGLEEVTGLNTPPYPL, encoded by the coding sequence ATGATAAGGGCAGGTGTGATAGGCGCCACCGGCTATGCCGGGGCGGAACTGGTCCGGATACTGGCCGGCCATCCCCGCGTGACGCTGACCGTTCTGACTTCAAGGCAGTATGCGGGCGCCGCGTTTGATCAGATCTATCCGGCCATGAGCGGCTGGGTCGACCTGATCTGCGAGGAATTTGATTATGACAGCATATGCGACCGCACGGATGTGATTTTCATCGCCCTGCCGCACAAACTGCCCATGGAGATCGTGCCGGAGCTGATCCGCCGGGGGAAAAAGGTGATTGATCTCTCTGCGGACTTTCGGTTTTCCGATCCGGAGCGATATGAATCCGCTTATCAGCCCCATACGGCCAAGGATTTGCTCGAACAGGCGGTCTATGGCCTCTCGGAAGTCAATACCCGGGAGATCAAGCAGGCAAGGCTTGTCGGCAATCCGGGGTGTTATCCCACAAGCGTGCTGCTCCCCCTGATTCCCCTGATCCAGCATAAGCTTCTGGAAATTGACTCAATTATTGCGGATTCAAAGTCCGGAGTGAGCGGGGCCGGCCGATCGCCCTCCCTTACCACGCATTTCTGTGAAGCCAATGAGTCCTTTAAACCCTATAAAGTGGACGGCCACCGGCATAAACCGGAAATGGACGAGGTGCTCTCTGATGCCGCCGGCGAGCCGATGGAAATCACCTTTGTGCCGCATCTTTTGCCCATGATCCGCGGCATGGAGACCACCATCTATGCGCGGCTGACAAAACCGCGCGGGCATACCGAAATCCATAATATGGTGGTGGACTATTATTCGGACTGCCCTTTCATCCGTATTCTGGATAAGGGAAATTATCCGGACACCCGAAACGTTCGGGGAACCAATTACTGTGATATCGGGTTGGCGGTTGATAAGGCACAGGGCCGGATCATTATCATGTCGGTGATTGACAACCTGGTCAAGGGCGCGGCCGGACAGGCGGTGCAGAATATGAACCTGATGCTCGGGCTCGAGGAAGTCACCGGCCTGAATACCCCGCCGTATCCTTTGTAA
- a CDS encoding tetratricopeptide repeat protein, which yields MGLFSFITGKSSEEIEMIGDDYQAAGEYGAAKVEYDKALEKAEKKSPEKQALIRRLAEKANQAREALAGSHINAAEELIRQESYQEAEDLLYLAYELTGDEKLKTDIKAKARSLYQMPAGAPEAGDPAEPLAQLHESEEAADTEDDEEAAYFHLLVSSLPEEMQEAYESYGQTFMEGYVALNQGEFETAVSAFRTAMTENSGPDSWIALELATAYMHLGQSENARETVETYLQSNPESLRAYQLLCEIYWDAGDFEAAADLLNRSPKDLQQSGPVQMLLGETYYQAGSYEAARDVFLDCGEQFGNEELISRALAKTYEAMGDFDKARRLYGEILNNCTKCGARVDPFIKSRFAELSFQSGDTSNLVLEMFLSLVHEDPDNRKAYFDRIGKIYEAAGHASEARRYYGFAESAAG from the coding sequence ATGGGACTATTCAGTTTTATTACCGGAAAATCGTCAGAAGAAATTGAAATGATCGGTGATGACTATCAGGCGGCCGGCGAGTATGGGGCGGCCAAGGTCGAATATGATAAAGCCCTGGAAAAAGCAGAAAAAAAATCACCCGAAAAGCAGGCGCTGATCCGGCGCCTTGCGGAAAAGGCGAACCAGGCCCGGGAGGCCCTGGCCGGCTCGCATATCAATGCCGCCGAAGAGTTAATCCGCCAGGAGAGTTACCAGGAGGCGGAAGACCTGCTCTATCTGGCCTATGAGTTGACGGGTGATGAAAAACTCAAAACAGATATCAAGGCAAAGGCCCGCTCGCTCTATCAGATGCCGGCCGGGGCGCCTGAAGCCGGGGACCCGGCTGAGCCGCTCGCGCAATTGCATGAATCCGAAGAAGCGGCTGATACAGAGGATGATGAGGAGGCGGCCTATTTTCATTTGCTGGTCAGCTCCCTTCCGGAAGAGATGCAGGAAGCCTATGAATCATACGGACAGACGTTTATGGAAGGTTATGTGGCGCTTAATCAGGGTGAATTTGAAACCGCAGTGAGCGCATTCAGAACGGCCATGACCGAAAATTCCGGCCCGGACAGCTGGATTGCCCTGGAGCTGGCCACGGCCTACATGCACCTTGGACAGTCCGAAAATGCCCGGGAAACTGTTGAAACCTATCTCCAGAGCAATCCCGAATCTCTGCGCGCCTATCAGCTGCTTTGCGAAATATACTGGGATGCCGGAGATTTTGAGGCAGCCGCGGATCTGTTAAACCGCAGTCCAAAAGATTTGCAGCAGTCCGGCCCCGTTCAGATGCTATTGGGCGAAACCTACTATCAGGCCGGCAGCTATGAGGCGGCCCGGGATGTGTTTCTGGATTGCGGCGAGCAATTCGGCAATGAAGAGCTGATCAGCCGGGCGCTGGCCAAAACCTATGAAGCCATGGGCGATTTTGACAAAGCCCGCCGCCTTTACGGGGAAATTTTGAACAACTGCACTAAGTGCGGCGCGCGCGTGGATCCGTTTATCAAAAGCCGGTTTGCCGAACTCAGTTTTCAGTCCGGGGACACCTCCAACCTTGTACTGGAAATGTTTCTCTCCCTGGTGCACGAGGATCCGGACAATCGGAAAGCCTATTTTGACCGGATCGGAAAGATTTATGAGGCCGCCGGCCATGCCAGTGAAGCCCGGCGCTACTATGGGTTTGCCGAATCCGCCGCCGGCTGA
- a CDS encoding polyhydroxyalkanoate synthesis regulator DNA-binding domain-containing protein, protein MRLIKKYANRKLYDISDKRYLTMDRLADLIKSGEEVSVIDNETGEDITAAIVSQLLGREKWRGNKGVPSNVLMQLLRKGQGTLFGYGRKYISLWQNALLMSRDEIEKLINSLVREKEISESEGRNLKQELLNHTTNLKTWIMENIDQRVDEAMSMMNLASKEQVDGLSERIDALDRKVADLEAKIKADQE, encoded by the coding sequence ATGCGATTGATTAAAAAATACGCCAACCGCAAACTCTATGATATATCAGACAAGCGTTACCTGACCATGGATCGCCTGGCGGATCTGATTAAATCCGGCGAGGAGGTCTCGGTCATTGACAATGAGACCGGGGAAGATATTACCGCGGCCATTGTCTCCCAGCTGCTGGGGCGGGAAAAATGGCGGGGCAACAAGGGCGTGCCTTCCAATGTGCTGATGCAGCTGCTCCGGAAAGGGCAGGGCACCCTGTTTGGCTACGGCAGAAAATATATATCGCTCTGGCAGAATGCGCTGCTCATGTCCCGGGATGAAATTGAGAAACTGATCAATTCACTGGTGCGTGAAAAAGAGATTTCCGAGTCAGAGGGACGGAATTTAAAGCAGGAGCTTTTAAATCATACCACCAATCTGAAGACCTGGATCATGGAAAACATTGATCAGCGCGTCGATGAAGCCATGTCCATGATGAACCTGGCTTCCAAGGAACAGGTCGATGGCCTGTCCGAGCGGATTGACGCCCTTGACCGGAAGGTTGCGGATCTGGAAGCCAAAATCAAGGCGGATCAGGAGTGA
- a CDS encoding ACT domain-containing protein, whose amino-acid sequence MRIRQLSIFMENRSGRLAKITTAIGNAGVNIRAMSLADTSDFGILRLVVTDTDKAHQILKDQGFTVKVSDVIAVAIPDIPGALGNLLSIIELEGLNVEYMYVVAEKHMDEAIVIFRFDDLDRAADVLLDNDIHVVDERKVLSV is encoded by the coding sequence ATGCGAATCAGACAGCTTTCCATATTTATGGAAAACCGCTCCGGCCGGCTGGCCAAAATCACGACGGCCATCGGCAATGCGGGCGTCAATATCCGCGCCATGTCCCTGGCGGACACCTCGGACTTTGGAATTCTGCGCCTGGTGGTCACGGATACGGACAAAGCCCATCAAATTTTAAAAGATCAGGGGTTTACCGTCAAGGTCTCGGATGTGATTGCCGTGGCGATTCCGGATATACCGGGGGCGCTGGGCAATCTCCTGTCCATCATCGAGCTTGAGGGTCTGAATGTGGAATATATGTATGTGGTGGCAGAAAAGCACATGGATGAGGCGATTGTCATTTTCCGGTTCGATGATTTGGACCGGGCGGCTGATGTGCTGCTTGATAATGATATCCATGTGGTGGATGAGCGCAAGGTGTTGAGTGTTTAA
- a CDS encoding Do family serine endopeptidase — translation MNCRIKWAGAAVMAGVLMMVAPCFADAQASTDSRFPRRNAVVKAVEKVSEAVVNISSEYEVSSQVSPFARFDMDSFFRDFFEKRFETRRKLSSRGSGVIIDSDRGFVLTNEHVIAKSGTITVVLKDGREFQADIIGADPESDLAVLQIRADEPLPSVPMGDSGDIMIGETVIAIGNPFGFSNSVTTGVISAVNRSVRAQNRVYHDFLQIDASINPGNSGGPLLNINGELIGVNTAIYAKAEGIGFAIPINTARKIVSDLIAYGKVIHAWIGLTVQNVDQRLAGYLDLPSDEGIVIKGVEPDSPAANAGIKEGDVVLAIDDQSIRNVSDYEYAMREHSEGETMAVTLRRNRSEKTFKVKASVFPERLSMKLAYQLLGVKVVGMDEKNRFKATIPANSGVIVSEVDTNSELARIGVRPGDVIRKINDVELKNLADFKDAVIKYRWKESVVLLVQRGERGYYITLQVH, via the coding sequence ATGAATTGCCGAATCAAGTGGGCTGGCGCGGCAGTGATGGCCGGGGTTCTCATGATGGTGGCCCCATGTTTTGCCGATGCGCAAGCAAGCACAGATTCCCGGTTTCCCCGGCGTAATGCCGTGGTAAAGGCGGTTGAAAAAGTAAGCGAGGCAGTGGTCAATATCAGCTCTGAATACGAGGTCAGCAGCCAGGTCAGCCCGTTTGCCCGGTTTGACATGGATTCCTTTTTTCGCGATTTTTTTGAAAAACGCTTTGAAACCCGCCGCAAGCTTAGCAGCCGGGGGTCCGGGGTTATTATCGACAGCGATCGGGGGTTTGTACTGACCAATGAGCACGTGATTGCCAAAAGCGGAACAATTACGGTGGTTTTAAAAGACGGCCGGGAGTTTCAGGCTGATATCATCGGGGCGGACCCGGAATCGGATCTCGCGGTGCTTCAGATCCGGGCGGATGAGCCGCTGCCGTCTGTTCCCATGGGCGATTCCGGCGATATTATGATCGGCGAAACCGTCATCGCCATCGGCAATCCGTTTGGGTTTTCCAATTCCGTGACCACCGGCGTGATCAGCGCGGTAAACCGAAGTGTCCGCGCGCAAAACCGGGTCTATCATGATTTTCTGCAGATTGATGCCTCGATTAACCCGGGCAACAGCGGCGGTCCGCTTTTAAACATCAACGGTGAGCTGATCGGCGTCAATACGGCCATTTATGCCAAGGCTGAGGGCATCGGGTTTGCCATCCCCATCAATACGGCCAGGAAAATTGTGTCCGACCTGATCGCCTACGGCAAGGTCATCCACGCCTGGATCGGTCTTACGGTCCAGAATGTCGATCAGCGGCTGGCGGGTTATCTTGATCTGCCCTCGGATGAAGGGATCGTGATTAAGGGCGTTGAGCCCGACAGCCCGGCTGCCAATGCTGGCATTAAAGAGGGGGATGTGGTCCTTGCCATTGACGATCAGAGCATCCGCAACGTCAGTGACTATGAATATGCCATGCGGGAGCATTCCGAGGGGGAGACCATGGCGGTCACACTGCGGCGCAATCGTTCGGAAAAGACTTTTAAAGTCAAGGCCTCGGTGTTTCCTGAGCGGCTGTCCATGAAGCTGGCCTATCAGCTGCTTGGCGTGAAAGTGGTGGGCATGGATGAGAAAAATCGGTTTAAGGCCACCATTCCGGCCAATTCCGGGGTGATTGTCTCGGAAGTGGATACCAACTCTGAGCTCGCGCGCATTGGCGTGCGACCCGGGGATGTGATTCGAAAAATCAATGATGTCGAATTGAAAAACCTCGCGGATTTCAAAGACGCGGTCATCAAATACCGGTGGAAGGAATCCGTGGTGCTGCTCGTCCAGCGCGGTGAGCGGGGGTATTATATAACGCTGCAAGTACATTGA
- a CDS encoding patatin family protein: MDFLTRSLSLGRYVSTRLRGYPAKKVLVLEGGGMRGIFLTGVLQAFTDRGYFPFELIIGSSAGALTGTAFAADQICLARDAFFKELLGGQFIRMRNILRPEKHILNLDWMVENIVMGKDPLNLKRLRRSACPVLMTATNVSEHEVPETVYLSTKKDRIPIALKATAAIPFFYRDFVRYKDYLLLDGGLLDPVPYKKALAMGYREEDILVILSRPKGYRKKRESFWISRLYENYYKDFKHRFLLLSMHERYQMYNRVINNLESCYSGIDVIYPPADFAVNRLTRSEERILTGFMQGVDAAKQYLMVSEKAI; the protein is encoded by the coding sequence ATGGATTTTCTGACGCGTTCGTTAAGCTTAGGCCGCTATGTATCCACTCGGCTCCGGGGTTATCCGGCCAAAAAGGTGCTTGTCCTGGAAGGCGGGGGCATGCGCGGGATATTTCTTACCGGCGTGCTTCAGGCATTTACGGACAGGGGGTATTTTCCGTTTGAGCTGATCATCGGCTCTTCTGCCGGGGCGCTCACCGGCACAGCGTTTGCCGCTGATCAGATTTGCCTGGCCCGGGATGCGTTTTTTAAAGAACTGCTTGGCGGGCAGTTCATCCGGATGCGAAATATCCTGCGGCCGGAAAAACACATCCTGAATCTGGACTGGATGGTTGAAAACATTGTCATGGGCAAAGATCCGTTGAACCTGAAAAGGCTTCGGCGCTCGGCCTGCCCGGTCCTGATGACAGCCACCAATGTGAGCGAGCATGAGGTGCCGGAGACCGTATATCTTAGCACCAAAAAAGACCGGATTCCCATAGCACTCAAGGCCACAGCCGCGATTCCGTTTTTCTATAGGGATTTTGTACGTTACAAGGATTATCTGCTGCTTGACGGCGGGCTGCTGGATCCCGTGCCGTACAAAAAAGCCCTTGCCATGGGATATCGAGAAGAGGATATTCTCGTGATTCTTAGCCGGCCGAAGGGCTATCGGAAAAAACGGGAATCCTTCTGGATCTCCAGGCTGTATGAGAATTACTATAAGGATTTTAAACACCGGTTTCTGCTGCTTTCCATGCATGAACGCTATCAGATGTATAACCGCGTGATCAATAATCTGGAAAGCTGTTATTCCGGCATTGATGTGATTTATCCGCCGGCGGATTTTGCGGTAAACCGCCTGACACGAAGTGAGGAAAGAATTTTAACCGGATTTATGCAGGGTGTGGATGCCGCCAAGCAATACCTGATGGTTTCAGAAAAAGCGATTTAG